The region TGTCCATGCCCTGGAGGATCAGCAGGACCCGGCGCCGGTCACCCGCCGTGCTCGCGGCCCACAGGCGTTCTTGCAGGTCGCCGAGGCGTTCGACCATCTGGGCGAGGGCGGCAAGCCCGGCGGCCTTGTCGCGCGGACCGGCGGGCGTGGCCCTGGCGTCGTACGAGGAGAGGTCGACGTCCTTGCCGCCGGGAACACGCAGCAGTCGGCGCAGCGGGGTCGGGGCCTTGCCCTTGCCCTGTCCGCCGTCCTTCGTGCCCTCGCCGTCCTTCGTACCCTTGCCGTCCTTCTTGGCCACCGCGTACCCCTTCCGGCCGTGTCCCTCGATGGTGCGACGGGAGCCGGGTACCCGCGAGTCGTGCTCAGGCCTCTTCGAGGGTGACCAGGACGGCCGGTCGTGGACGGCTGTCGGGGTCGATGTTCACGATGAGACGCAGCCCGTACGGGGTCGTCACGGTCGCGGCGAGCCGCCCGCTCGTGGTCTGCCAGTCCGAGAAGCCGTCCTCCAGGACCCCGCACGTCGCACCGAGCGCCTCCGGTCCGCCCCAGGTGTCGAAGTCGGTCGGTTTCGGCAGACGGTTGGCGGTCAGCCACCTTTGGATGTCGGCGGACGTGGCGCGGAACTCCATCCTCAGGACCGTCCTGCCGGTCGTGCCCGTCGGGGTCCTGGCCCGCGGGTGGAGACGAGCGGTGTCGTAGCGCAGGTCCGTCGCGTGCTCGGGCAGCGTCAGCGCGGCCGCTTCGGCCTGCTCCGCCAGTGGCACGGTGCTGTCGGAGCAGGCCCGCGCGTCCGTTCGCGGGAACACCGGGCGGAGTTCCGCGTACAGCGCCCCGCCCCCGGCCAGCGCGAAGACCGCTCCCGGCACGGCCACCGACCGCCACCGCTGTCTCAACCACCCCTGGTGCACCGGCAGTTCATCCACGGCGCGGAAATCTAGCCGATCAGTTCGGTGCTGTGGGCGCGGACGAGACGGGTGATGCGGTCCAGCGCCTCGGCGGCGGGCCCCGGGTCGAGGCGGCGGCCGTCGCGCAGGCGCAGGGCGATCTCGTCGGCCGCGGTCTCCCGGGGGCCGATCACCGCCTGGTACGGGACCAGGCGGGCGGCGCGGATCCGGGCGCCCAGGGTGCCCTGGTCAGGGGTGATGAGCCGGGCTCGGAGGCCCCGGTCCAGGCAGCGGCGTACGAGATCGGCCGCCTGTTCGACCTCGGCCCGCGCGTCGGAGACGGGCAGGGCCACCAGTTGGGTCGGGGCGAGCCAGGGCGGGAAGGCGCCGCCGTGCGCCTCGATGAGGTGGGCGACGGCGCGCTCCAGGCTGCCGATGACACTGCGGTGGACCATGACCGGCCGGTGTTTCGCCCCGTCGGCGCCGATGTAGTGCAGGTCGAAGCGTTCGGGTTGGTGGAAGTCGATCTGAACGGTGGAGAGGGTGGACTCCCGGCCCGCCGGATCGGCGATCTGGACGTCGATCTTGGGGCCGTAGAACGCGGCCTCGCCCTCGACGGCCTCGTACGCCACCCCGGAGCGGTCGAGCACCTCGCGCAGCAGCGCCGCCGAGCGCCGCCACAGCTCGGGGTCGGCGACGTACTTGCCGCCGGGGCCCGGCAGGGAGAGCCGGTGGTGGGCCGCCCGGATGCCCATCGCCTCGTACGCCCGGTGGATCAACTCCAGTGCCGCCGACGCCTCTTCGGCGACCTGCTCCAGGGTGCAGAAGAGGTGCGCGTCGTTGAGCTGGATGGCGCGTACGCGGGTGAGGCCGCCGAGGACGCCGGACGGCTCGGAGCGGTACATCCCGCCCAACTCGGCCACGCGGAGCGGGAGTTCGCGGTAACTGTGGGAGCGGGAGCGGTAGATGAGCGCGTGGTGGGGACACAGGCTCGGGCGCAGCACCACCTGCTCGCCGCCGAGTTCCATCGGCGGGAACATGTCCTCGCTGTAGTGCGACCAGTGCCCGGAGATCTCGTACAGCTCCCGCTTGCCCAGCACCGGTGAGTACACGTGCTGGTAGCCCGCGCGTCGCTCGGCGTCGCGGACGTACTCCTCCAGGGCGTGGCGCACGGCCGCGCCGTCGGGCAGCCAGTAGGGCAGGCCCGCGCCCATCAGGGGATCGGTGTCGAACAGGTCCAGTTCACGGCCGAGTCGGCGGTGGTCGGGGAGGGCGGTCATGGTGGTCTCCTCGCTTCTCGAGGGGCGAGTGACCACACGGCGAAGCCCCGGGGCACTCGCCCCGGGGCTTCGGACTCGTCAGCAGTCAGCGCGCCGGGACACTCTCCGGCGTCGTCGTCTTCACAGCGGCACGCTTCATGGGAGGGACGCTAGCAGGGAGTGGGTGGGCGGTCGCGGCAATTGTTGTGGGCGATCAGTCGGGGCCGGGGAGAGGGCTTGCGCCGGGGTTGTCGAGCGGGAACTCGTCGTCCTCCGCCTCCTCGCGCCTGAACTTGTCACCCTTGGGTTCGTCGAGCACGAACTCGTCGTCCTTGTGCTCGTCGGGCCGCGGACGCCTCGGTATCTGTTCCACCGTCGGCGCCCCCGGCTGGACCTGCGCCCGTTCCAGGAACCGCAGCAGTTCCACCGGGAAGGGGAGCACCAGGGTGGAGTTCTTCTCGGCGGCGACCGCCACCACGGTCTGCAGCAGCCTCAGTTGGAGCGCGGCGGGCTGTTCGGACATCACCCCGGCGGCTTCCGCCAGCTTCTTCGACGCCTGCAGTTCGGCGTCCGCGTTGATGATGCGGGCCCGCCGTTCCCGGTCGGCCTCGGCCTGCCGGGCCATCGACCGTTTCATCGTCTCCGGCAGCGACACGTCCTTGATCTCGACCCGGTCGATCTGCACGCCCCAGCCCATGGCCGGACTGTCGATCATCAGCTCCAGGCCCTGGTTGAGCTTCTCCCGGTTGGAGAGCAGGTCGTCCAGGTCGCTCTTGCCGATGATCGAGCGCAGCGAGGTCTGCGCCATCTGCGAGACGGCGAAGCGGTAGTCCTCGACCTGGATGACCGCGTCGGCCGCGTCGACCACCTTGAAGTAGATGACCGCGTCGACCCGGACCGTGACGTTGTCCCGCGTGATGCCGTCCTGCGCGGGGACGGGCATCGTCACGATCTGCATGTTGACCTTACGCAGCCGGTCCACACCGGGGATGATCATGGTGAACCCGGGCGGCCTGATGCCACCCCGGAGCCGCCCGAGCCGGAGCACCACGCCCCGCTCGTACTGCTTGACAACCCGGGCTGCCGCGGCGACGTACACCACCCCCGCGGTACCGACCACCGCGACCGTGGCCAAGAGCTCTTCGAGCATGACGACCCCCTTTCGAGCCGCCGTACACCACCACTAATCCCACGATATGCCTCACGCGGGCTCGCGGTCGAGGATCCCCCCGACCGCGAGCCCCGGGGGTCAGCCGGTGGTCATCTTCACCGGTTCCGTCCCCGCGTCACTGTGCCGCGCCGACCAGTTCTCCAGCGCGGTGCGGCAGGCGTGATCGAGGTGGTGCAGGCCGGAGAGGTCCAGTTCGACCGGGCGGTCCTGGGGCAGTGCCTCGAGGCTGTCGAGGATCTTCGGCAGCCTCAGGAAGGTCGCGTTGCCCGACAGATACGCCTGGACGGGGCCCGCACCCTTGTCTACGACCTCCAGGCGGACGTGCGAGGCCTCCCACGCCGTCTTGACGACCGCCAGGGCCAGCCCTATGAGCACCCCCTCGAACATGCTGACGGCGACGATCGACACCGCCGTGACGACGAGGATCAGCGCCTCGCCCCGGTGCTCGCGCCACAGCGAGACGACCTCGCGCAGCGGGACCAGCTTCCAGCCCGCGTGCACCAGGACGCCGGCGAGGGCGGGCAGCGGGATGACGCCGAGCGCGGCGGGCAGCAGCGCCGCGAACAGCAGCAGCCAGACGCCGTGCAGCACGCGGGACGCCTTCGTCCGCGCGCCCGCCTGGACGTTCGCCGCGCTGCGCACGATCACCGCGGTCATCGGCAGCGCTCCGAGCAGTCCGCAGACCGTGTTGCCCGCGCCCTGCGCCATCAGTTCCCTGTCGTACTCGGTACGGGGGCCGTTGTGCAGCCGGTCCACGGCCGCCGCGCTGAACAGCGACTCGGCGGAGGCGATCAG is a window of Streptomyces sp. NBC_00271 DNA encoding:
- the thrS gene encoding threonine--tRNA ligase gives rise to the protein MVTRPSRSEETTMTALPDHRRLGRELDLFDTDPLMGAGLPYWLPDGAAVRHALEEYVRDAERRAGYQHVYSPVLGKRELYEISGHWSHYSEDMFPPMELGGEQVVLRPSLCPHHALIYRSRSHSYRELPLRVAELGGMYRSEPSGVLGGLTRVRAIQLNDAHLFCTLEQVAEEASAALELIHRAYEAMGIRAAHHRLSLPGPGGKYVADPELWRRSAALLREVLDRSGVAYEAVEGEAAFYGPKIDVQIADPAGRESTLSTVQIDFHQPERFDLHYIGADGAKHRPVMVHRSVIGSLERAVAHLIEAHGGAFPPWLAPTQLVALPVSDARAEVEQAADLVRRCLDRGLRARLITPDQGTLGARIRAARLVPYQAVIGPRETAADEIALRLRDGRRLDPGPAAEALDRITRLVRAHSTELIG
- a CDS encoding slipin family protein, which produces MLEELLATVAVVGTAGVVYVAAAARVVKQYERGVVLRLGRLRGGIRPPGFTMIIPGVDRLRKVNMQIVTMPVPAQDGITRDNVTVRVDAVIYFKVVDAADAVIQVEDYRFAVSQMAQTSLRSIIGKSDLDDLLSNREKLNQGLELMIDSPAMGWGVQIDRVEIKDVSLPETMKRSMARQAEADRERRARIINADAELQASKKLAEAAGVMSEQPAALQLRLLQTVVAVAAEKNSTLVLPFPVELLRFLERAQVQPGAPTVEQIPRRPRPDEHKDDEFVLDEPKGDKFRREEAEDDEFPLDNPGASPLPGPD